ATGATGCCTATATGATCGAATTGAATCAAAAATATTTGCAGCATGACGAGCCAACCGATGTATTGAGTTTCAATTTAAGCGATGATGTCTCAGAGTTATTAGAGGGCGAAATTTATGCCGATGTCGATCAGATCGCGCGACAAGCTCAGGATTATGGCGTAGATTTTGAAGAGGAAGTGACTCGGATCATCATTCATGGTATTCTGCATTTGATCGGTTATGACGATCGAACTGATCTCGAACGAAAGAATATGACTAAAAAAGAAGATGATTATTTGACGATTTACAAGCAAGGACGATAAAAAGAAGGGAAAGTGTTTTTTTGGAAGCAGAAATTTTATTAAGGCTTACTCTATTCCTTTTATTGATCGGCGCATCAGCGTTTTTTTCTGGCGCTGAAGGAGCTTACTTTTCGTTGTCGAAAGAGATAATCGAACGGCTCAAAGAGAGTAGCTCCAGAAGCGGGATACGAGTTGCAAACCTTTTATCAAAACCACGAACATTATTAGTGACCATCCTGGTTGGTAACACGATTGTTAACGTGGCGGCCGCGACCGTCGCCGCTTTATTGACCGCAGATCTAAGTGCCTATTGGCAATTCCCCAAAAATCTCGCCATTGCCCTTGAAATTTTAATGGTCACTTTTGTGTTGGTTATATTAGGGGAATTGTTTCCGAAAATCGCCGCGGTCAAAAACTCATTTCAATTCGCCGAAACGATTTCCATCCCTCTCTCGATCTTACGAGTTTTACTTTCTCCAATTGTCAGCTTGCTGGAGAAATTTCCTCAGTTGTTATCCGGAATCTTAGCCACCCGGGTGAATCGGCGCTTGCTGTCCAAAGAGGAATTAAAAACTCTGATTGAGGTGAGTGAGGAAAAGGGCGCGCTGGAGGAAGATGAGCGCGAGATGATCCATTCGATCTTTGAGTTTTCGAAGACCACGGCTAAAGAGATCATGGTGCCCAGAATCGACATGGTTTGTGTTGAGAAAAACACCTCGCTCGGCGAGTTAATCGAAATCATCAAAACCGAAGGCCATACTCGTATTCCGCTATATGATGAAAAAGTAGATAATATCCTCGGCATTATCCATGCGAAAGAGCTCTTGCCATTCATCAAAGGTGAAGCCCAAAATGCCGATCTCGCAGCTTTGGCGAGACCT
The sequence above is drawn from the candidate division KSB1 bacterium genome and encodes:
- a CDS encoding hemolysin family protein is translated as MIGASAFFSGAEGAYFSLSKEIIERLKESSSRSGIRVANLLSKPRTLLVTILVGNTIVNVAAATVAALLTADLSAYWQFPKNLAIALEILMVTFVLVILGELFPKIAAVKNSFQFAETISIPLSILRVLLSPIVSLLEKFPQLLSGILATRVNRRLLSKEELKTLIEVSEEKGALEEDEREMIHSIFEFSKTTAKEIMVPRIDMVCVEKNTSLGELIEIIKTEGHTRIPLYDEKVDNILGIIHAKELLPFIKGEAQNADLAALARPAMFVPESKPIDELLKDFQVEKQHMAIVVDEYGGTAGLITLEDVIEEIVGEIQDEFDAEKPLYKKIDDTHFLVDAKIDLDELNEELDMDLPVDQSYESLGGFIFDLIGSVPRKKQEIVYGNYKFIIEKIERNRIVEVLIIKTAPKLDEEFPED
- the ybeY gene encoding rRNA maturation RNase YbeY, with translation MSKYQLRIEKCCATPRITNSKLKQIAQSVLAGEGIERATINIVLVDDAYMIELNQKYLQHDEPTDVLSFNLSDDVSELLEGEIYADVDQIARQAQDYGVDFEEEVTRIIIHGILHLIGYDDRTDLERKNMTKKEDDYLTIYKQGR